The Candidatus Nanopelagicales bacterium genomic interval TCCAGGACCAGCGGTGTTGCTACCCAAAACCCCATGGTGTTGTCGAGGGGGCGCCGGCGAACGTAAACCTCAGCGGCGGTGTCGTACTTGCCACGGGCCGTGACAAGCCGCCAGTTGGTCGCGTCGTCAACTGTCGTCGACTTGGTCATCAACGTCGCGACGGGAACGGCGGCCTGGGAGTCGTTGAGTGCTTGTACGGAGTTGGCTTGTACGCGCCCTTCGTACCTACTCCACTGCCACCTGGCCAGGAAGTAGCAGACGACCACACTCAGTAGAACGAGCAGGACGAGCCCGATCCAGCGTGGTTGACGAAAGAGGCGCAACACAGATGCAGAATAACGCTCAGCCAACGAATGGATCGGGACGGCCGGGCGGGAGCGCGGCATCATCCTTGATGATCAGCGGTGGCGTTAGATCCTGTGTGTCTTCCTCGGTCGCGTCGTTCGCCATCACCACAGCGATGTAGGGGAGCAGGATCGCGCCAGCGATCATCACCCAGCGCATCCAGCCATCCACGAACACGGCGCCGAGGAAACAGGCAGTCCGGATGGCCATCGAAATCAGGTAGCGTCGCGTGCGGAAATCTCGACCCACAGAAGCCGCCTGGCGTGCGCCCGTGATCTGGTAGACCTCATCACGTCGCGGCATGCCACTACGGTAAGCCTCAACTAACTTCGCGGCTAGTCGCGGGGTCAGGAATCTTTGGAGGAATGATGGCCGACCGAACGTATGGATTGAGCGAGATCGTGGGAACCTCCACCGAAGGGGTCGACGAGGCGATCCGCAATGGCATCAAACGCGCTTCCCAGACCATGCGACACCTGGACTGGTTCGAGGTGAGCGGAGTTCGTGGATACATCAAGGACGGCGACGTGCACCACTTTCAGGTGACGTTGAAGCTCGGGTTCCGGATGGAAGATCACACCTGAGTTGCCGGCGAGGCGTTCTGGCGCTTCGTGATGATGGCGGTGGCCGGTTGCACGAGCCCGAGCCCCACGAGTCCGAACAATGCGTAGCCGGTGAACAGCGACACCAAGAACAGCCCCCCGAGGTAGATGCTCATCAACTTCCCCCGCGTCGCGGCGGCGGGGGTGATCGGAACGCCAACCTCGCGCAGCTGGGGATTGACTCGCAACTGGTGCCCGATCATGGTCAGCGATCCACTGATCACGAACATCGTCCCGATGTAAAAGGCCGCGACCTGTTGCTCGCCGTGCGCGCCGATGTTCGATTGGCTGAGCAGGCTGGTTGGAAATGGGAAGACAACGATCGCGAACAGCCACAGAATGTTCCACCGGATGATCGAGCCGTTGATTGCCCGCGCGACCCCAAGGACGCGGTGGTGGGCCAGCCAGAACGTCATGATGACCGCCCAACTGATCAGGAAGCTGGTGATGAGTCCGCTGTTCTCCCGCCACAAGAACCCGAGCGGGTCGGTGCCCTCGTTTTGGGGGATTGTGATACCCGCCAGCGGCAGGATCAGCAGGGTGATGGCGATCGCGACCACCCCGTCGCTGAACGCCACGATCCGGTCTGGCGGGTACTCGCTACCGCCGGACGGGTCTTCGGTTTGCTGCTCTGCGCTCACGTGAGCATTCTGGCAGGCTAAGTACGTGGAACGTGTCCTGATCGTGATGCGTCACGCCAAGTCGGCGTGGCCAATGGGAGTTCGCGATTTCGATCGGCCGCTGGGGGCCAGGGGTCGGCGCAATGCGCCAGCATCCGGCCGTTGGATCTCTCAGCGGGTGAGTACGCCCGACCAGGCGGTCGTCTCGTCGGCGAACCGAACACGACTGACCTGGCAGTTGGTGGAACCGGAGCTTGCTGGACGTCCGGCTGATGTTGACTTCCGACCTGGACTCTATGCGGCAACCTGGTGGGATCTGCTCGACGTCGTCCGAACGACCCCAGAG includes:
- a CDS encoding DUF3099 domain-containing protein; its protein translation is MPRRDEVYQITGARQAASVGRDFRTRRYLISMAIRTACFLGAVFVDGWMRWVMIAGAILLPYIAVVMANDATEEDTQDLTPPLIIKDDAALPPGRPDPFVG
- a CDS encoding DUF1211 domain-containing protein, yielding MSAEQQTEDPSGGSEYPPDRIVAFSDGVVAIAITLLILPLAGITIPQNEGTDPLGFLWRENSGLITSFLISWAVIMTFWLAHHRVLGVARAINGSIIRWNILWLFAIVVFPFPTSLLSQSNIGAHGEQQVAAFYIGTMFVISGSLTMIGHQLRVNPQLREVGVPITPAAATRGKLMSIYLGGLFLVSLFTGYALFGLVGLGLVQPATAIITKRQNASPATQV
- a CDS encoding dodecin domain-containing protein is translated as MADRTYGLSEIVGTSTEGVDEAIRNGIKRASQTMRHLDWFEVSGVRGYIKDGDVHHFQVTLKLGFRMEDHT
- a CDS encoding histidine phosphatase family protein, whose translation is MERVLIVMRHAKSAWPMGVRDFDRPLGARGRRNAPASGRWISQRVSTPDQAVVSSANRTRLTWQLVEPELAGRPADVDFRPGLYAATWWDLLDVVRTTPEATQTLMLLGHNPSVEDLVTELAGTGESRAMRQLRVKFPTSAVAVLTSDLAWREWGSNCARLQDVFIPPR